A single Dasypus novemcinctus isolate mDasNov1 chromosome 4, mDasNov1.1.hap2, whole genome shotgun sequence DNA region contains:
- the LOC131278355 gene encoding olfactory receptor 5H2-like, producing the protein MEKENASLLVEFILVGFTDQPEWKITLFLVFLVVYLITMVGNLGLIALFRNDPHLHTPMYLFLGCLAFVDAWLSSTVTPKMLVSFLAKSKMISQSECLTQCFSFVMSATTECFLLATMAYDRYVAICNPLLYPVIMTNRLCIQLLVCSFACGLLHALIHECFLLKLTFCETNIIHHFYCDLIPLFTTACSDSSINFLVLFFTSGSVQVFTILTVLVSYTSILFTVLKNKSVNGIKKAFSTCGAHLFSVSLYYGPLLFMYVHPRSSQVDDQDMIDSLLYTIIIPFLNPFIYSLRNKKVIDSMAKVLKC; encoded by the coding sequence ATGGAAAAGGAAAATGCATCTCTGCTGGTAGAATTTATTCTCGTAGGATTTACAGATCAGCCCGAGTGGAAAATCACCCTATTCCTGGTGTTCTTGGTGGTATACCTCATCACCATGGTGGGGAACCTAGGACTGATTGCTCTCTTCAGGAATGATCCTCACCTTCACACCCCTATGTATTTATTCCTTGGGTGCTTAGCCTTTGTGGATGCTTGGCTATCATCCACAGTGACCCCCAAGATGCTGGTCAGCTTCTTAGCCAagagtaaaatgatatctcaatcTGAATGCCTGACACAatgtttttcctttgtaatgaGTGCAACCACAGAATGTTTTCTTTTGGCAACAATGGCATATGATCGCTATGTAGCTATATGCAACCCTTTACTTTATCCAGTGATAATGACCAATAGACTATGCATCCAGCTGTTAGTCTGTTCATTTGCATGTGGTCTTCTTCATGCCTTAATTCATGAATGTTTTTTATTGAAATTAACCTTCTGTGAGACCAACATAATACATCACTTCTACTGTGACCTCATACCACTCTTTACGACTGCCTGTAGTGATTCATCTATTAATTTTCTGGTGCTTTTTTTTACCTCTGGTTCAGTACAGGTATTCACCATTTTGACTGTTCTTGTTTCTTATACCTCTATTCTCTTTACTGTCTTAAAGAATAAGTCCGTAAATGGCATCAAGAAAGCATTCTCCACTTGTGGGGCCCatctcttttctgtctctttatacTATGGCCCTCTTCTCTTCATGTATGTGCACCCTCGATCTTCTCAAGTAGATGATCAAGATATGATAGATTCTTTACTTTATACTATCATAATTCCTTTTCTAAATCCATTTATCTACAGCCTCAGAAATAAGAAAGTCATAGACTCAATGGCTAAAGTACTCAAATGTTAA